A genome region from Synchiropus splendidus isolate RoL2022-P1 chromosome 5, RoL_Sspl_1.0, whole genome shotgun sequence includes the following:
- the LOC128759490 gene encoding LIM domain only protein 7-like isoform X2 — protein MEWRQKTTFSCAEAFNEAQRWIEEVTGKSFGCKDFRAALENGVLLCNLINQLKPGIIKRVNRLSTPIAGLDNVSVFLKACDKLGLNESQLFHPGDLQDLSTRVTLRDESNRRLKNVLITVYWLGRKAHLDMFYNGPQLNFKAFEGLLGLALSKVLDESSVFSKTEESRRPLSYTRENSLDSVESVESRPPRNNSEGCGSDAEAEQVFRMQTVRQSPQQTKGHIPTPLLRRRCRGKESEGVCTSPFSRSKSLSDIPGVSPVCKDSEGSVSFDKSEDKNRDSEAQWQDDLTKWKNRRRSTKLDQRGKSLDREHVINQMTNGSVSHTEKEERETSHRDQLSLQKQTSSPHFSSSSPPSKSSTTLRTSLRGRLDRSCAIEVPHSPHVSPVGQMPGTVPAAESDPLMEENLCPSLASNGKQATTPSLDSPFTSQTQERAQTSSISSQPLMDCIPSQTTLQEQTSPLSTSTLSVKTNSPTSDSGHNKLTFYMKPKSPTDAGQRVCISDIRHMSSEVESLDVSLEPDAELTGTLCANKRKSGMWSNSASLPRGYRRSEGSSRLSSVITARPFVRVSSMPRLFNGDDNQCLNSDTGGSHYYTTGSLFKRQNGSSHLKGLCQANQLKENGFIHEEISMSFDRPCGNSHQNYMQAQQPAETYSELEPGNFKRGSSPSDVNTAQVCQCDMRVSLSLKPNSRSDFGFHTHWDSTGVRIKFVQRGSPAELCQLRVDDEIVTVDGVSVKYLSCNQWEEKLTSALQAGSLSMDIRRYGKKDWSNSEEIRQSRMTLNLSGPAPVLISLHDHHSAVTALTEDAVAQSGQQLLQVDGNSINPSSSQKGGSESAISDLQVPSLSPSSSSWSWNHEEDRRRQEKWQEEQERLLQEQYQRDQQRLEAEWQKAQQNAGVADEFLNTQSTVEVTRGVDTTDTCLRVNGLMSNPIQEESSPEGHVPQEAGFKQVTSENKAEQEWADSSYGFSQLSPAHRAKSLSTSALASHRRQPRGDDRKRKVCVSNAEQERKQILEEMKKRTQLLTDNSWIRQRSSSFYKEPIFLGVPLKRYESLDNIDSMSRPIASTTFSYQRPHSAAGGFCAPSRNSCSRYSTGAILPPSVASVDRCQSSVWAATDLSEEPKQESKCGSDTGSHTASPAISSSSALASSANHLNELIQIKE, from the exons ATGGAGTGGCGCCAGAAGACGACTTTCAGCTGTGCAGAGGCGTTTAACGAGGCTCAACGCTGGATAGAG GAGGTCACTGGGAAATCCTTTGGATGCAAAGATTTTCGTGCTGCTCTCGAAAATGGAGTTCTACTTTGCAA CCTCATCAACCAGTTAAAACCTGGAATTATCAAAAGAGTCAACAGACTGTCGACACCCATCGCAGGATTG GACAATGTAAGTGTTTTCTTGAAAGCCTGCGATAAGCTTGGGTTGAACGAGTCACAGCTGTTCCATCCTGGCGACCTTCAGGACTTGTCTACTCGTGTCACGCTCAG AGATGAAAGCAATCGAAGACTAAAAAAT GTTCTCATCACAGTCTACTGGCTGGGTCGTAAGGCTCACCTGGACATGTTCTACAATGGCCCTCAGCTCAACTTCAAGGCTTTTGAAGGCCTCCTCGGGTTGGCTTTGTCGAAG GTTCTTGATGAGAGCAGTGTGTTCTCCAAGACTGAAGAATCACGACGGCCACTGAGCTACACAAGAGAGAATTCTCTGGACAGCGTTGAGTCTGTGGAGTCCCGACCCCCCCGCAACAACAGTGAAG GTTGTGGGAGTGACGCAGAAGCCGAGCAGGTATTTAGGATGCAGACCGTCCGACAGTCACCCCAGCAAACCAAAGGTCACATCCCGACTCCCCTGCTGAGGAGGCGATGCAGAGGCAAGGAGAGTGAAGGCGTCTGCACAAGCCCTTTCTCCAG GAGCAAATCCCTGAGTGACATCCCAGGAGTGTCCCCTGTCTGCAAAGATTCTGAAGGAAGTGTGAGTTTTGATAAGAGTGAAGACAAGAATCGGGACAGCGAAGCTCAGTGGCAAGAT GACCTAACCAAGTGGAAAAACCGTCGCAGGAGCACCAAGTTGGATCAGCGTGGAAAGTCTCTGGACAGAGAACATGTTATCAATCAGATGACCAATGGCAGCGTGTCTCACactgaaaaagaagaaagagaaacaag CCACAGAGACCAGCTGTCATTGCAGAAGCAAACCTCTTCCCCACACTTCAGCTCCTCATCGCCTCCGTCTAAATCCTCAACGACACTGCGGACAAGCCTTCGAGGCCGGCTTGACCGTAGCTGTGCCATTGAAGTGCCACACAGCCCACATGTTTCCCCAGTG GGGCAGATGCCTGGAACCGTGCCTGCCGCGGAGAGTGACCCTCTAATGGAGGAGAACCTTTGTCCTTCCCTGGCTTCCAATGGGAAACAAGCTACCACTCCATCTTTGGATTCCCCCTTCACCTCTCAAACACAAGAACGAGCTCAGACCAGTTCAATCTCTTCCCAGCCGCTGATGGATTGCATTCCTTCCCAAACTACATTACAAGAACAAACCTCGCCTTTATCAACTTCAACGCTGTCAGTTAAAACAAACTCCCCAACGTCTGACTCGGGTCACAACAAACTGACATTCTACATGAAACCGAAAAGTCCGACTGATGCCGGTCAGAGGGTCTGTATATCTGACATCAGGCACATGAGCTCTGAAGTGGAGAGCTTAGATGTGTCTCTGGAACCGGATGCAGAACTGACTGGTACACTCTGCGCTAATAAACGCAAATCTGGAATGTGGTCCAACTCCGCCAGTCTTCCACGAGGTTACCGCAGGTCAGAGGGATCATCTCGTCTGTCCTCTGTCATAACAGCGCGACCATTTGTTAGGGTGTCATCGATGCCACGGCTGTTTAAT gGCGATGACAACCAGTGTCTGAATAGTGACACAGGGGGCTCTCATTACTACACCACAGGCTCACTgtttaaaagacaaaatggaAGTTCCCATCTTAAGGGTCTGTGCCAGGCGAACCAACTGAAGGAAAACGGCTTCATCCATGAAGAGATTTCCATGTCTTTTGACCGGCCGTGTGGGAACAGTCATCAGAACTACATGCAAGCTCAGCAGCCAGCCGAGACGTATTCCGAGCTGGAGCCTGGTAACTTCAAAAGGGGGAGTTCGCCAAGTGATGTCAACACTGCGCAG GTGTGTCAGTGTGACATGAGGGTGAGCCTCAGTCTCAAGCCCAACAGCAGATCTGACTTTGGCTTCCACACTCACTGGGACTCTACTGGTGTGAGAATCAAGTTCGTCCAGCGAG GAAGCCCAGCAGAGCTCTGCCAGCTCCGTGTGGATGATGAGATTGTAACTGTTGATGGAGTCTCTGTGAAATATTTGAGCTGCAACCAGTGGGAGGAAAAGCTGACATCTGCCCTGCAAGCCGGCAGCCTGAGCATGGACATCCGACGATACGGCAAAAAGG ATTGGAGCAACAGCGAGGAGATCCGTCAGTCGAGAATGACGCTGAATCTGAGCGGCCCAGCGCCTGTGCTGATAAGTCTACATGATCATCATTCAGCCGTCACCGCTCTGACGGAAGACGCCGTCGCTCAATCTGGCCAGCAG CTGCTACAAGTCGATGGGAATTCCATCAACCCAAGTTCCAGCCAAAAAG GTGGTTCTGAATCAGCGATATCAGAT CTCCAGGTCCCCTCGCtcagcccctcctcctccagctggtcctGGAACCATGAAGAGGATCGCAGGCGgcaggagaagtggcaggaagagCAGGAGCGCCTCCTACAG GAGCAGTACCAGAGGGATCAGCAGAGGCTGGAGGCAGAGTGGCAGAAAGCTCAACAAAATGCTGGTGTCGCAGATGAGTTTCTGAACACCCAG AGTACTGTTGAAGTGACGAGAGGTGTTGACACGACAGACACGTGCCTGCGTGTAAATGGGCTGATGAGCAACCCCATCCAAGAAGAGTCTAGTCCTGAAGGACACGTGCCTCAAGAAGCAGGGTTCAAACAAGTGACATCTGAAAACAAGGCTGAACAGGAATG GGCTGACAGCTCCTATGgtttctctcagctgtctcctgCTCACAG GGCAAAGTCCTTGTCTACTTCAGCATTAGCCAGCCACCGCAGACAGCCGAGAG GTGATGATCgaaaaagaaaagtttgtgTGTCAAATGCCGAGCAGGAACGGAAGCAAATtttggaggagatgaagaagcggACTCAGCTTCTGACTGACAACAGCTGGATCCGCCAGCGCAGCAGCAGTTTCTACAAAGAACCCATTTTCCTAGGTGTTCCCTTGAAGAG GTATGAGTCTCTGGACAACATTGACTCAATGTCCCGCCCCATCGCATCCACCACGTTCAGTTATCAGCGTCCGCACTCTGCTGCTGGGGGCTTCTGCGCCCCCAGCAGGAACTCGTGCTCCCGCTACAGCACTGGAGCGATCCTGCCTCCCTCAGTTGCATCCGTGGACCGCTGTCAGAGCAG TGTGTGGGCTGCAACAGACCTCTCAGAAGAACCGAAACAGGAATCCAAGTGCGGATCCGACACAGGAAGCCATACTGCGAGCCCTGCTATTTCCAGCTCAAGT gCTCTAGCATCCTCTGCAAATCACCTGAATGAATTGATCCAGATTAAAGAATGA
- the LOC128759490 gene encoding LIM domain only protein 7-like isoform X1 produces MEWRQKTTFSCAEAFNEAQRWIEEVTGKSFGCKDFRAALENGVLLCNLINQLKPGIIKRVNRLSTPIAGLDNVSVFLKACDKLGLNESQLFHPGDLQDLSTRVTLRRDESNRRLKNVLITVYWLGRKAHLDMFYNGPQLNFKAFEGLLGLALSKVLDESSVFSKTEESRRPLSYTRENSLDSVESVESRPPRNNSEGCGSDAEAEQVFRMQTVRQSPQQTKGHIPTPLLRRRCRGKESEGVCTSPFSRSKSLSDIPGVSPVCKDSEGSVSFDKSEDKNRDSEAQWQDDLTKWKNRRRSTKLDQRGKSLDREHVINQMTNGSVSHTEKEERETSHRDQLSLQKQTSSPHFSSSSPPSKSSTTLRTSLRGRLDRSCAIEVPHSPHVSPVGQMPGTVPAAESDPLMEENLCPSLASNGKQATTPSLDSPFTSQTQERAQTSSISSQPLMDCIPSQTTLQEQTSPLSTSTLSVKTNSPTSDSGHNKLTFYMKPKSPTDAGQRVCISDIRHMSSEVESLDVSLEPDAELTGTLCANKRKSGMWSNSASLPRGYRRSEGSSRLSSVITARPFVRVSSMPRLFNGDDNQCLNSDTGGSHYYTTGSLFKRQNGSSHLKGLCQANQLKENGFIHEEISMSFDRPCGNSHQNYMQAQQPAETYSELEPGNFKRGSSPSDVNTAQVCQCDMRVSLSLKPNSRSDFGFHTHWDSTGVRIKFVQRGSPAELCQLRVDDEIVTVDGVSVKYLSCNQWEEKLTSALQAGSLSMDIRRYGKKDWSNSEEIRQSRMTLNLSGPAPVLISLHDHHSAVTALTEDAVAQSGQQLLQVDGNSINPSSSQKGGSESAISDLQVPSLSPSSSSWSWNHEEDRRRQEKWQEEQERLLQEQYQRDQQRLEAEWQKAQQNAGVADEFLNTQSTVEVTRGVDTTDTCLRVNGLMSNPIQEESSPEGHVPQEAGFKQVTSENKAEQEWADSSYGFSQLSPAHRAKSLSTSALASHRRQPRGDDRKRKVCVSNAEQERKQILEEMKKRTQLLTDNSWIRQRSSSFYKEPIFLGVPLKRYESLDNIDSMSRPIASTTFSYQRPHSAAGGFCAPSRNSCSRYSTGAILPPSVASVDRCQSSVWAATDLSEEPKQESKCGSDTGSHTASPAISSSSALASSANHLNELIQIKE; encoded by the exons ATGGAGTGGCGCCAGAAGACGACTTTCAGCTGTGCAGAGGCGTTTAACGAGGCTCAACGCTGGATAGAG GAGGTCACTGGGAAATCCTTTGGATGCAAAGATTTTCGTGCTGCTCTCGAAAATGGAGTTCTACTTTGCAA CCTCATCAACCAGTTAAAACCTGGAATTATCAAAAGAGTCAACAGACTGTCGACACCCATCGCAGGATTG GACAATGTAAGTGTTTTCTTGAAAGCCTGCGATAAGCTTGGGTTGAACGAGTCACAGCTGTTCCATCCTGGCGACCTTCAGGACTTGTCTACTCGTGTCACGCTCAG AAGAGATGAAAGCAATCGAAGACTAAAAAAT GTTCTCATCACAGTCTACTGGCTGGGTCGTAAGGCTCACCTGGACATGTTCTACAATGGCCCTCAGCTCAACTTCAAGGCTTTTGAAGGCCTCCTCGGGTTGGCTTTGTCGAAG GTTCTTGATGAGAGCAGTGTGTTCTCCAAGACTGAAGAATCACGACGGCCACTGAGCTACACAAGAGAGAATTCTCTGGACAGCGTTGAGTCTGTGGAGTCCCGACCCCCCCGCAACAACAGTGAAG GTTGTGGGAGTGACGCAGAAGCCGAGCAGGTATTTAGGATGCAGACCGTCCGACAGTCACCCCAGCAAACCAAAGGTCACATCCCGACTCCCCTGCTGAGGAGGCGATGCAGAGGCAAGGAGAGTGAAGGCGTCTGCACAAGCCCTTTCTCCAG GAGCAAATCCCTGAGTGACATCCCAGGAGTGTCCCCTGTCTGCAAAGATTCTGAAGGAAGTGTGAGTTTTGATAAGAGTGAAGACAAGAATCGGGACAGCGAAGCTCAGTGGCAAGAT GACCTAACCAAGTGGAAAAACCGTCGCAGGAGCACCAAGTTGGATCAGCGTGGAAAGTCTCTGGACAGAGAACATGTTATCAATCAGATGACCAATGGCAGCGTGTCTCACactgaaaaagaagaaagagaaacaag CCACAGAGACCAGCTGTCATTGCAGAAGCAAACCTCTTCCCCACACTTCAGCTCCTCATCGCCTCCGTCTAAATCCTCAACGACACTGCGGACAAGCCTTCGAGGCCGGCTTGACCGTAGCTGTGCCATTGAAGTGCCACACAGCCCACATGTTTCCCCAGTG GGGCAGATGCCTGGAACCGTGCCTGCCGCGGAGAGTGACCCTCTAATGGAGGAGAACCTTTGTCCTTCCCTGGCTTCCAATGGGAAACAAGCTACCACTCCATCTTTGGATTCCCCCTTCACCTCTCAAACACAAGAACGAGCTCAGACCAGTTCAATCTCTTCCCAGCCGCTGATGGATTGCATTCCTTCCCAAACTACATTACAAGAACAAACCTCGCCTTTATCAACTTCAACGCTGTCAGTTAAAACAAACTCCCCAACGTCTGACTCGGGTCACAACAAACTGACATTCTACATGAAACCGAAAAGTCCGACTGATGCCGGTCAGAGGGTCTGTATATCTGACATCAGGCACATGAGCTCTGAAGTGGAGAGCTTAGATGTGTCTCTGGAACCGGATGCAGAACTGACTGGTACACTCTGCGCTAATAAACGCAAATCTGGAATGTGGTCCAACTCCGCCAGTCTTCCACGAGGTTACCGCAGGTCAGAGGGATCATCTCGTCTGTCCTCTGTCATAACAGCGCGACCATTTGTTAGGGTGTCATCGATGCCACGGCTGTTTAAT gGCGATGACAACCAGTGTCTGAATAGTGACACAGGGGGCTCTCATTACTACACCACAGGCTCACTgtttaaaagacaaaatggaAGTTCCCATCTTAAGGGTCTGTGCCAGGCGAACCAACTGAAGGAAAACGGCTTCATCCATGAAGAGATTTCCATGTCTTTTGACCGGCCGTGTGGGAACAGTCATCAGAACTACATGCAAGCTCAGCAGCCAGCCGAGACGTATTCCGAGCTGGAGCCTGGTAACTTCAAAAGGGGGAGTTCGCCAAGTGATGTCAACACTGCGCAG GTGTGTCAGTGTGACATGAGGGTGAGCCTCAGTCTCAAGCCCAACAGCAGATCTGACTTTGGCTTCCACACTCACTGGGACTCTACTGGTGTGAGAATCAAGTTCGTCCAGCGAG GAAGCCCAGCAGAGCTCTGCCAGCTCCGTGTGGATGATGAGATTGTAACTGTTGATGGAGTCTCTGTGAAATATTTGAGCTGCAACCAGTGGGAGGAAAAGCTGACATCTGCCCTGCAAGCCGGCAGCCTGAGCATGGACATCCGACGATACGGCAAAAAGG ATTGGAGCAACAGCGAGGAGATCCGTCAGTCGAGAATGACGCTGAATCTGAGCGGCCCAGCGCCTGTGCTGATAAGTCTACATGATCATCATTCAGCCGTCACCGCTCTGACGGAAGACGCCGTCGCTCAATCTGGCCAGCAG CTGCTACAAGTCGATGGGAATTCCATCAACCCAAGTTCCAGCCAAAAAG GTGGTTCTGAATCAGCGATATCAGAT CTCCAGGTCCCCTCGCtcagcccctcctcctccagctggtcctGGAACCATGAAGAGGATCGCAGGCGgcaggagaagtggcaggaagagCAGGAGCGCCTCCTACAG GAGCAGTACCAGAGGGATCAGCAGAGGCTGGAGGCAGAGTGGCAGAAAGCTCAACAAAATGCTGGTGTCGCAGATGAGTTTCTGAACACCCAG AGTACTGTTGAAGTGACGAGAGGTGTTGACACGACAGACACGTGCCTGCGTGTAAATGGGCTGATGAGCAACCCCATCCAAGAAGAGTCTAGTCCTGAAGGACACGTGCCTCAAGAAGCAGGGTTCAAACAAGTGACATCTGAAAACAAGGCTGAACAGGAATG GGCTGACAGCTCCTATGgtttctctcagctgtctcctgCTCACAG GGCAAAGTCCTTGTCTACTTCAGCATTAGCCAGCCACCGCAGACAGCCGAGAG GTGATGATCgaaaaagaaaagtttgtgTGTCAAATGCCGAGCAGGAACGGAAGCAAATtttggaggagatgaagaagcggACTCAGCTTCTGACTGACAACAGCTGGATCCGCCAGCGCAGCAGCAGTTTCTACAAAGAACCCATTTTCCTAGGTGTTCCCTTGAAGAG GTATGAGTCTCTGGACAACATTGACTCAATGTCCCGCCCCATCGCATCCACCACGTTCAGTTATCAGCGTCCGCACTCTGCTGCTGGGGGCTTCTGCGCCCCCAGCAGGAACTCGTGCTCCCGCTACAGCACTGGAGCGATCCTGCCTCCCTCAGTTGCATCCGTGGACCGCTGTCAGAGCAG TGTGTGGGCTGCAACAGACCTCTCAGAAGAACCGAAACAGGAATCCAAGTGCGGATCCGACACAGGAAGCCATACTGCGAGCCCTGCTATTTCCAGCTCAAGT gCTCTAGCATCCTCTGCAAATCACCTGAATGAATTGATCCAGATTAAAGAATGA
- the LOC128759490 gene encoding LIM domain only protein 7-like isoform X5 — MQTVRQSPQQTKGHIPTPLLRRRCRGKESEGVCTSPFSRSKSLSDIPGVSPVCKDSEGSVSFDKSEDKNRDSEAQWQDDLTKWKNRRRSTKLDQRGKSLDREHVINQMTNGSVSHTEKEERETSHRDQLSLQKQTSSPHFSSSSPPSKSSTTLRTSLRGRLDRSCAIEVPHSPHVSPVGQMPGTVPAAESDPLMEENLCPSLASNGKQATTPSLDSPFTSQTQERAQTSSISSQPLMDCIPSQTTLQEQTSPLSTSTLSVKTNSPTSDSGHNKLTFYMKPKSPTDAGQRVCISDIRHMSSEVESLDVSLEPDAELTGTLCANKRKSGMWSNSASLPRGYRRSEGSSRLSSVITARPFVRVSSMPRLFNGDDNQCLNSDTGGSHYYTTGSLFKRQNGSSHLKGLCQANQLKENGFIHEEISMSFDRPCGNSHQNYMQAQQPAETYSELEPGNFKRGSSPSDVNTAQVCQCDMRVSLSLKPNSRSDFGFHTHWDSTGVRIKFVQRGSPAELCQLRVDDEIVTVDGVSVKYLSCNQWEEKLTSALQAGSLSMDIRRYGKKDWSNSEEIRQSRMTLNLSGPAPVLISLHDHHSAVTALTEDAVAQSGQQLLQVDGNSINPSSSQKGGSESAISDLQVPSLSPSSSSWSWNHEEDRRRQEKWQEEQERLLQEQYQRDQQRLEAEWQKAQQNAGVADEFLNTQSTVEVTRGVDTTDTCLRVNGLMSNPIQEESSPEGHVPQEAGFKQVTSENKAEQEWADSSYGFSQLSPAHRAKSLSTSALASHRRQPRGDDRKRKVCVSNAEQERKQILEEMKKRTQLLTDNSWIRQRSSSFYKEPIFLGVPLKRYESLDNIDSMSRPIASTTFSYQRPHSAAGGFCAPSRNSCSRYSTGAILPPSVASVDRCQSSVWAATDLSEEPKQESKCGSDTGSHTASPAISSSSALASSANHLNELIQIKE, encoded by the exons ATGCAGACCGTCCGACAGTCACCCCAGCAAACCAAAGGTCACATCCCGACTCCCCTGCTGAGGAGGCGATGCAGAGGCAAGGAGAGTGAAGGCGTCTGCACAAGCCCTTTCTCCAG GAGCAAATCCCTGAGTGACATCCCAGGAGTGTCCCCTGTCTGCAAAGATTCTGAAGGAAGTGTGAGTTTTGATAAGAGTGAAGACAAGAATCGGGACAGCGAAGCTCAGTGGCAAGAT GACCTAACCAAGTGGAAAAACCGTCGCAGGAGCACCAAGTTGGATCAGCGTGGAAAGTCTCTGGACAGAGAACATGTTATCAATCAGATGACCAATGGCAGCGTGTCTCACactgaaaaagaagaaagagaaacaag CCACAGAGACCAGCTGTCATTGCAGAAGCAAACCTCTTCCCCACACTTCAGCTCCTCATCGCCTCCGTCTAAATCCTCAACGACACTGCGGACAAGCCTTCGAGGCCGGCTTGACCGTAGCTGTGCCATTGAAGTGCCACACAGCCCACATGTTTCCCCAGTG GGGCAGATGCCTGGAACCGTGCCTGCCGCGGAGAGTGACCCTCTAATGGAGGAGAACCTTTGTCCTTCCCTGGCTTCCAATGGGAAACAAGCTACCACTCCATCTTTGGATTCCCCCTTCACCTCTCAAACACAAGAACGAGCTCAGACCAGTTCAATCTCTTCCCAGCCGCTGATGGATTGCATTCCTTCCCAAACTACATTACAAGAACAAACCTCGCCTTTATCAACTTCAACGCTGTCAGTTAAAACAAACTCCCCAACGTCTGACTCGGGTCACAACAAACTGACATTCTACATGAAACCGAAAAGTCCGACTGATGCCGGTCAGAGGGTCTGTATATCTGACATCAGGCACATGAGCTCTGAAGTGGAGAGCTTAGATGTGTCTCTGGAACCGGATGCAGAACTGACTGGTACACTCTGCGCTAATAAACGCAAATCTGGAATGTGGTCCAACTCCGCCAGTCTTCCACGAGGTTACCGCAGGTCAGAGGGATCATCTCGTCTGTCCTCTGTCATAACAGCGCGACCATTTGTTAGGGTGTCATCGATGCCACGGCTGTTTAAT gGCGATGACAACCAGTGTCTGAATAGTGACACAGGGGGCTCTCATTACTACACCACAGGCTCACTgtttaaaagacaaaatggaAGTTCCCATCTTAAGGGTCTGTGCCAGGCGAACCAACTGAAGGAAAACGGCTTCATCCATGAAGAGATTTCCATGTCTTTTGACCGGCCGTGTGGGAACAGTCATCAGAACTACATGCAAGCTCAGCAGCCAGCCGAGACGTATTCCGAGCTGGAGCCTGGTAACTTCAAAAGGGGGAGTTCGCCAAGTGATGTCAACACTGCGCAG GTGTGTCAGTGTGACATGAGGGTGAGCCTCAGTCTCAAGCCCAACAGCAGATCTGACTTTGGCTTCCACACTCACTGGGACTCTACTGGTGTGAGAATCAAGTTCGTCCAGCGAG GAAGCCCAGCAGAGCTCTGCCAGCTCCGTGTGGATGATGAGATTGTAACTGTTGATGGAGTCTCTGTGAAATATTTGAGCTGCAACCAGTGGGAGGAAAAGCTGACATCTGCCCTGCAAGCCGGCAGCCTGAGCATGGACATCCGACGATACGGCAAAAAGG ATTGGAGCAACAGCGAGGAGATCCGTCAGTCGAGAATGACGCTGAATCTGAGCGGCCCAGCGCCTGTGCTGATAAGTCTACATGATCATCATTCAGCCGTCACCGCTCTGACGGAAGACGCCGTCGCTCAATCTGGCCAGCAG CTGCTACAAGTCGATGGGAATTCCATCAACCCAAGTTCCAGCCAAAAAG GTGGTTCTGAATCAGCGATATCAGAT CTCCAGGTCCCCTCGCtcagcccctcctcctccagctggtcctGGAACCATGAAGAGGATCGCAGGCGgcaggagaagtggcaggaagagCAGGAGCGCCTCCTACAG GAGCAGTACCAGAGGGATCAGCAGAGGCTGGAGGCAGAGTGGCAGAAAGCTCAACAAAATGCTGGTGTCGCAGATGAGTTTCTGAACACCCAG AGTACTGTTGAAGTGACGAGAGGTGTTGACACGACAGACACGTGCCTGCGTGTAAATGGGCTGATGAGCAACCCCATCCAAGAAGAGTCTAGTCCTGAAGGACACGTGCCTCAAGAAGCAGGGTTCAAACAAGTGACATCTGAAAACAAGGCTGAACAGGAATG GGCTGACAGCTCCTATGgtttctctcagctgtctcctgCTCACAG GGCAAAGTCCTTGTCTACTTCAGCATTAGCCAGCCACCGCAGACAGCCGAGAG GTGATGATCgaaaaagaaaagtttgtgTGTCAAATGCCGAGCAGGAACGGAAGCAAATtttggaggagatgaagaagcggACTCAGCTTCTGACTGACAACAGCTGGATCCGCCAGCGCAGCAGCAGTTTCTACAAAGAACCCATTTTCCTAGGTGTTCCCTTGAAGAG GTATGAGTCTCTGGACAACATTGACTCAATGTCCCGCCCCATCGCATCCACCACGTTCAGTTATCAGCGTCCGCACTCTGCTGCTGGGGGCTTCTGCGCCCCCAGCAGGAACTCGTGCTCCCGCTACAGCACTGGAGCGATCCTGCCTCCCTCAGTTGCATCCGTGGACCGCTGTCAGAGCAG TGTGTGGGCTGCAACAGACCTCTCAGAAGAACCGAAACAGGAATCCAAGTGCGGATCCGACACAGGAAGCCATACTGCGAGCCCTGCTATTTCCAGCTCAAGT gCTCTAGCATCCTCTGCAAATCACCTGAATGAATTGATCCAGATTAAAGAATGA